One genomic segment of Caldimonas brevitalea includes these proteins:
- a CDS encoding ROK family protein has translation MSITGDHRLLKRLNRMAVVRRVRQAPGSSRADLANATGLTKSTISLLTQELIDEGWLVELEIESPGLQARSTGRPPTPLTLDEHRLAFIGVDIGLGSATVVATNLVGKVLTEHTARLDTTAPEQVCREVATLIEARLASEALRQRTTVGIGIGVPGAVDERTGVLRFAPNIGWKDVALRDLLRAALAAGPAAGLPLYLQNDADVAALGEFEFGDPQVLEPLVFLGLGTGVGAGIVVNDRLLTGWGGFAGEVGHTVLDAAGPLCSCGRRGCAEAFIGLAAVTQAVLGTDQLPRTRDPSALLQSLPPAAFDADRAHRDPALRAALDRAGQHLGLLMQNLWAAFDPAVIVLGGPTCELGDSLLGPARERLERYAQEAGLQPPTVRQARFGRLAHAVGAAAAVIHYQVRPLSDAAMRGSAVAEPA, from the coding sequence ATGTCCATCACCGGCGACCATCGGCTCTTGAAGCGGCTCAACCGTATGGCCGTGGTGCGTCGGGTGCGGCAGGCGCCGGGCAGCTCACGCGCAGACCTGGCGAATGCGACAGGTCTGACGAAATCGACCATCAGCTTGCTCACGCAGGAACTGATCGACGAAGGCTGGCTGGTCGAGCTTGAAATCGAGTCGCCCGGCCTGCAGGCGCGCAGCACCGGGCGTCCGCCCACACCGCTGACGCTCGACGAGCACCGGCTGGCCTTCATCGGCGTCGACATCGGCCTCGGTTCGGCGACGGTGGTGGCGACCAACCTGGTCGGCAAGGTCCTGACGGAGCACACCGCGCGGCTCGACACCACGGCCCCCGAGCAGGTCTGTCGCGAGGTAGCGACCTTGATCGAGGCGCGCCTGGCCAGCGAGGCATTGCGCCAACGCACCACGGTGGGGATCGGCATCGGTGTGCCGGGCGCCGTCGACGAACGCACCGGGGTGCTGCGTTTTGCCCCCAACATCGGCTGGAAGGACGTTGCGTTGCGCGACCTGTTGCGCGCGGCGCTCGCGGCGGGCCCTGCGGCCGGCCTGCCCCTCTACCTGCAGAACGACGCCGACGTGGCCGCGCTGGGCGAGTTCGAGTTCGGCGACCCCCAGGTGTTGGAACCGCTGGTGTTCCTCGGCCTCGGGACAGGCGTGGGTGCGGGCATCGTCGTGAACGACCGATTGCTCACCGGCTGGGGTGGCTTCGCCGGCGAAGTGGGCCACACGGTGCTGGACGCCGCGGGCCCGTTGTGCAGTTGCGGCCGGCGCGGCTGCGCCGAGGCCTTCATCGGGCTCGCGGCCGTGACGCAGGCCGTGCTCGGCACCGACCAGCTGCCGCGCACGCGCGATCCTTCGGCGCTGCTACAAAGTCTGCCGCCGGCCGCCTTCGACGCCGATCGGGCCCACCGCGACCCCGCCTTGCGTGCCGCGCTGGACCGCGCCGGCCAGCACCTGGGGCTGTTGATGCAGAACCTGTGGGCCGCCTTCGATCCGGCGGTCATTGTGCTGGGTGGGCCGACCTGCGAACTGGGGGACAGCTTGCTCGGCCCGGCGCGCGAACGGCTCGAGCGTTATGCGCAGGAAGCCGGCCTGCAGCCGCCGACGGTCCGGCAGGCCCGCTTCGGCCGTCTCGCCCACGCCGTGGGCGCCGCCGCTGCCGTGATCCACTACCAGGTGCGCCCGCTCTCGGACGCCGCGATGCGCGGCAGTGCCGTGGCCGAACCGGCCTGA
- the iscR gene encoding Fe-S cluster assembly transcriptional regulator IscR — protein MRLTTKGRFAVTAMIDLALREHQGPVALAAISQRQQISLSYLEQLFGKLRRHELVESTRGPGGGYSLGRKAEEITVADIIVAVDEPIDATGCGGKENCMSDQGRCMTHDLWASLNAKMIEYLDSITLRKLVEDQIARGISIEEQPVKRAISSQPVVKPIKVNAPNSVFALGNAFSK, from the coding sequence ATGCGTCTCACCACCAAAGGTCGTTTTGCCGTCACTGCCATGATCGATCTCGCGTTGCGCGAGCATCAGGGTCCGGTGGCGCTGGCTGCGATCAGCCAGCGTCAGCAGATCTCGCTGTCGTATCTCGAACAACTGTTCGGCAAGCTGCGTCGTCACGAGCTGGTCGAAAGCACCCGGGGCCCGGGCGGCGGTTATTCGCTCGGGCGCAAGGCCGAGGAAATCACGGTGGCCGACATCATTGTCGCGGTCGACGAGCCGATCGATGCGACCGGCTGCGGCGGCAAAGAGAACTGCATGAGCGACCAGGGGCGCTGCATGACCCACGACCTGTGGGCCAGCCTGAACGCCAAGATGATCGAGTACCTCGATTCGATCACGCTGCGCAAGTTGGTCGAAGACCAGATCGCCCGCGGCATTTCGATCGAGGAGCAACCGGTCAAGCGGGCCATTTCCAGTCAGCCGGTGGTCAAGCCGATCAAGGTCAACGCGCCCAATTCCGTGTTCGCTCTGGGCAACGCGTTCTCGAAGTAA
- a CDS encoding amino acid aminotransferase, translating into MATLFAAVEMAPRDPILGLNEQFNADPNPNKVNLGVGVYYDDNGKLPLLKCVAAAEKQMLEAPKARGYLPIDGIAAYDRAVQTLVFGADSAAVKDGRIATVQGIGGTGGLKIGADFLKKLNPNAQVLISDPSWENHRALFESAGFTVGTYAYYDAAKRGINFDGLLTSLNAAAAGTVVVLHACCHNPTGYDLSAEQWKQVVELLKARSLVPFLDMAYQGFGEGIAEDGAVIGLFLASGLDFFVSTSFSKSFSLYGERVGALSVVAQSKDDADRVLSQLKRVIRTNYSNPPTHGAQVVATVLTTPELRQLWEQELAEMRVRIKQMRGQLVEKLRSAGVKQDMSFVTTQKGMFSYSGLSKEQMQRLRSEFGVYGVDSGRICVAALNSKNIDYVTACIAKVC; encoded by the coding sequence ATGGCAACGCTCTTTGCCGCTGTCGAAATGGCCCCCCGTGACCCGATCCTCGGGCTCAACGAGCAGTTCAACGCCGACCCGAACCCCAACAAAGTGAACCTCGGTGTGGGCGTGTACTACGACGACAACGGCAAGCTGCCCCTGTTGAAGTGCGTCGCGGCGGCCGAAAAGCAGATGCTCGAAGCGCCCAAGGCGCGCGGCTACCTCCCGATCGACGGCATCGCCGCCTACGACCGTGCAGTGCAGACGCTGGTGTTCGGCGCCGACAGCGCGGCCGTCAAGGACGGCCGCATCGCGACCGTGCAAGGCATCGGCGGCACTGGCGGCCTCAAGATCGGCGCCGACTTCCTGAAGAAGCTGAACCCGAACGCCCAGGTGTTGATCAGCGACCCGAGCTGGGAAAACCACCGCGCGCTGTTCGAGAGCGCCGGTTTCACGGTCGGCACCTACGCCTACTACGACGCGGCCAAGCGCGGCATCAACTTCGACGGCCTGCTGACGTCGCTCAATGCGGCCGCCGCCGGCACGGTGGTGGTGCTGCACGCGTGCTGCCACAACCCGACCGGCTACGACCTGAGCGCCGAGCAGTGGAAGCAGGTGGTCGAGTTGCTGAAAGCCCGATCGCTGGTGCCCTTCCTCGACATGGCCTACCAGGGCTTCGGCGAGGGCATCGCCGAAGACGGCGCGGTGATCGGCCTGTTCCTTGCCTCCGGGCTCGACTTTTTCGTCTCGACCTCGTTCTCCAAGAGCTTCTCGCTCTATGGCGAGCGGGTCGGCGCGCTGAGTGTGGTGGCGCAAAGCAAGGACGACGCCGACCGCGTGCTGAGCCAGCTCAAGCGCGTGATCCGCACCAACTATTCCAACCCGCCGACCCATGGCGCCCAGGTGGTCGCGACGGTGCTGACGACCCCGGAACTGCGCCAGCTGTGGGAGCAGGAGCTGGCCGAGATGCGCGTGCGCATCAAGCAGATGCGCGGCCAGTTGGTCGAGAAGCTGCGCAGCGCCGGCGTCAAGCAGGACATGAGCTTCGTGACCACGCAGAAGGGCATGTTCAGTTATTCAGGTCTGTCCAAAGAACAGATGCAACGTTTGCGCAGCGAATTCGGCGTTTATGGCGTCGACTCCGGCCGCATCTGCGTGGCAGCACTGAACAGCAAGAACATCGACTACGTCACCGCCTGCATCGCAAAAGTCTGCTGA
- a CDS encoding low molecular weight protein-tyrosine-phosphatase gives MPPLALQPFARILFICMGNICRSPSAEGVFRGLAERAGLASRLLIDSAGTHHYHIGEPPDPRAQDHARRRGYELCDLRARQVVPEDFARFDLLLAMDRENLAALQALCPPAYRHKLRRLMEFARHHTLEIVPDPYYGPPAGFEAVLDHLEDACAGLLEHLVKQGLQQQEVHRENLTKKLGLR, from the coding sequence ATGCCGCCTCTTGCCTTGCAGCCTTTCGCCCGCATTTTGTTCATTTGCATGGGCAACATCTGCAGGTCGCCGAGCGCCGAAGGCGTTTTTCGGGGGCTTGCGGAGCGTGCAGGTCTGGCATCGCGCTTGCTGATCGACTCTGCGGGTACCCACCACTACCACATCGGAGAACCGCCCGATCCCCGTGCCCAGGATCACGCCCGGCGCCGGGGCTACGAGTTGTGCGACTTGCGTGCCCGGCAAGTCGTTCCCGAAGACTTTGCACGTTTCGATCTCCTGCTCGCGATGGACCGGGAAAACCTGGCGGCTTTGCAGGCCCTCTGTCCGCCGGCGTATCGCCACAAGCTGCGCCGTCTGATGGAGTTCGCCCGCCATCACACCCTGGAGATCGTCCCAGACCCCTATTACGGCCCGCCGGCAGGTTTTGAAGCCGTTCTCGATCACCTCGAGGACGCCTGCGCCGGCCTGTTGGAGCACCTGGTCAAGCAGGGGCTCCAGCAGCAGGAAGTCCACCGGGAAAACTTGACTAAAAAACTAGGCTTAAGGTAG
- the uvrB gene encoding excinuclease ABC subunit UvrB, with translation MADTPTEVSVLDDNKFVHFPGSPFQLYQPYPPAGDQPVAIDKLVEGVQDGLSYQTLLGVTGSGKTFTMANVIARLGRPAIVFAPNKTLAAQLYSEFREFFPRNAVEYFVSYYDYYQPEAYVPQRDLYIEKDSSINEHIEQMRLSATKSLLERRDVVIVATVSAIYGIGNPSDYHQMVMTMRVGDKVGQRDVIAQLIRMQYKRNEIDFARGTFRVRGDTIDVFPAEHSELAIRIELFDDEIESLQLFDPLTGRVRQKIPRFTVYPSSHYVTPRERVLSAIEGIKEELRTRLDELVKAGKLVEAQRLEQRTRFDLEMLQEIGHCKGIENYTRHVSGSKPGEPPSTLVDYLPPDALMFLDESHVLIGQLGGMYNGDRARKTTLVEYGFRLPSALDNRPLKFEEFERKMRQVMFVTATPADYEKRTAGQVVEQVVRPTGLVDPVVEVRPATHQVDDVLQEIRERVEVNERVLITTLTKRMAEQLTDYLSDNGVKVRYLHSDVDTVERVEILRDLRLGTFDVLVGINLLREGLDIPEVSLVAILDADKEGFLRAERSLIQTIGRAARNVNGKAILYADKMTDSMRRAIGETERRRAKQLEHNQAQGITPRTVTKHVKELIDGVFSAQESRQGLKAAEEAAKVEALSEKDLGKRIKQLEKQMLEHARNLEFEKAARVRDQLALLKEQAFGAAGDDKIVPIG, from the coding sequence ATGGCTGACACTCCGACCGAAGTTTCCGTGCTGGACGACAACAAGTTCGTGCACTTCCCCGGTTCGCCCTTCCAGCTTTACCAGCCGTACCCCCCGGCGGGCGACCAGCCGGTCGCCATCGACAAGCTGGTCGAAGGTGTGCAGGACGGCCTGAGCTACCAGACGCTGCTGGGCGTCACCGGGTCCGGCAAGACCTTCACGATGGCCAACGTCATCGCGCGGCTGGGCCGCCCGGCGATCGTGTTCGCGCCCAACAAGACCCTGGCTGCGCAGCTCTACAGCGAGTTCCGCGAGTTCTTCCCGCGCAACGCCGTCGAGTATTTCGTCAGCTACTACGACTACTACCAGCCGGAAGCCTACGTCCCGCAGCGCGACCTCTACATCGAGAAGGACAGCTCGATCAACGAACACATCGAGCAGATGCGGCTGTCGGCCACCAAGAGCCTGCTGGAGCGCCGCGACGTGGTGATCGTCGCCACGGTCTCCGCCATCTACGGCATCGGCAACCCGAGCGACTACCACCAGATGGTGATGACGATGCGGGTGGGCGACAAGGTGGGTCAGCGCGACGTGATCGCCCAGCTGATCCGCATGCAATACAAGCGCAACGAGATCGATTTCGCGCGCGGCACGTTCCGGGTGCGCGGCGACACGATCGACGTGTTCCCGGCCGAGCACTCCGAGCTGGCCATCCGCATCGAGCTGTTCGACGACGAGATCGAGTCGCTGCAGCTGTTCGACCCGCTCACCGGCCGCGTGCGGCAGAAGATCCCGCGCTTCACGGTCTATCCGAGCAGCCATTACGTCACGCCACGCGAGCGGGTGCTGTCGGCCATCGAAGGCATCAAGGAGGAGTTGCGTACCCGGCTCGACGAACTGGTCAAGGCCGGCAAGCTGGTCGAAGCGCAACGCCTCGAACAGCGCACCCGTTTCGACCTCGAGATGCTGCAGGAAATCGGCCATTGCAAGGGCATCGAGAACTACACCCGGCATGTGTCGGGCTCGAAGCCGGGCGAGCCGCCGTCGACATTGGTGGACTATCTGCCGCCCGACGCGCTGATGTTCCTCGACGAGAGCCATGTGTTGATCGGCCAGCTCGGCGGCATGTACAACGGCGACCGGGCCCGCAAGACGACGCTGGTGGAGTATGGCTTCAGGCTGCCGAGTGCCCTCGACAACCGGCCGCTGAAGTTCGAGGAGTTCGAACGCAAGATGCGGCAGGTGATGTTCGTCACGGCGACCCCGGCCGACTATGAAAAGCGTACCGCCGGCCAGGTGGTGGAGCAGGTGGTGCGGCCGACCGGCCTGGTTGACCCGGTGGTCGAGGTGCGGCCCGCGACGCACCAGGTCGACGACGTGCTGCAGGAGATCCGCGAGCGGGTCGAGGTCAACGAGCGGGTGCTGATCACCACGCTTACCAAGCGCATGGCCGAGCAGCTGACCGACTACCTGTCCGACAACGGCGTGAAGGTGCGCTACCTGCACTCGGACGTCGACACCGTCGAACGGGTCGAGATCCTGCGCGACCTGCGCCTGGGCACCTTCGATGTGCTGGTGGGCATCAACCTGCTGCGCGAGGGGCTGGACATCCCGGAGGTGTCGCTGGTGGCCATCCTCGATGCCGACAAGGAAGGTTTCCTGCGCGCCGAACGCTCGTTGATCCAGACCATCGGGCGCGCCGCGCGCAACGTCAACGGCAAAGCCATCCTGTACGCCGACAAAATGACCGACTCGATGCGGCGCGCCATTGGCGAGACCGAGCGCCGACGTGCCAAGCAGCTCGAGCACAACCAGGCGCAGGGCATCACACCGCGCACGGTCACCAAACACGTCAAGGAATTGATCGACGGCGTGTTCTCCGCGCAGGAATCCCGCCAGGGCCTGAAGGCGGCGGAAGAAGCGGCCAAGGTCGAGGCCTTGTCGGAGAAAGACCTGGGCAAGCGCATCAAGCAGCTCGAGAAGCAGATGCTCGAACACGCCCGCAACCTGGAGTTCGAGAAGGCGGCGCGGGTGCGCGACCAATTGGCTCTGCTGAAGGAGCAGGCCTTCGGCGCCGCCGGCGACGACAAGATCGTTCCGATCGGTTGA
- the iscA gene encoding iron-sulfur cluster assembly protein IscA → MAVTLTEAAARHVTRYLAKRGRGVGVRLGVKTTGCSGMAYKLEYADDVAPEDHVFEGHGVKVLIDPKSLPYLEGTQLDFVREGLNEGFRFNNPNEKDRCGCGESFRI, encoded by the coding sequence ATGGCTGTGACATTGACCGAAGCCGCAGCGCGGCACGTGACGCGCTACCTCGCCAAACGCGGGCGGGGGGTTGGGGTGCGCCTGGGGGTCAAGACCACCGGCTGCTCCGGCATGGCCTACAAGCTCGAGTATGCCGACGACGTGGCCCCTGAAGACCATGTGTTCGAAGGACATGGCGTGAAGGTGCTGATCGATCCCAAGAGCCTGCCCTATCTCGAGGGTACCCAGCTGGATTTCGTTCGTGAAGGTTTGAACGAAGGTTTCCGTTTCAACAACCCGAACGAAAAAGACCGCTGCGGCTGCGGCGAGTCGTTCCGTATCTGA
- the iscU gene encoding Fe-S cluster assembly scaffold IscU has translation MAYSDKVIDHYENPRNVGSFEKGDDTVGTGMVGAPACGDVMKLQIKVNPKTGVIEDARFKTYGCGSAIASSSLVTEWVKGKTLDEAVTIKNTHIAEELALPPVKIHCSILAEDAIKAAVEDYKAKKTH, from the coding sequence ATGGCTTATAGCGACAAGGTAATCGACCACTACGAGAACCCCCGCAATGTGGGTTCATTTGAAAAAGGCGACGACACGGTGGGCACCGGCATGGTCGGCGCGCCGGCGTGCGGCGACGTGATGAAGCTGCAGATCAAGGTCAACCCGAAAACCGGGGTGATCGAAGACGCACGCTTCAAGACCTACGGCTGTGGCTCGGCCATCGCCTCCAGCTCGCTGGTGACCGAATGGGTCAAGGGCAAGACGCTGGACGAGGCGGTGACGATCAAGAACACGCACATCGCCGAGGAACTGGCGCTGCCGCCGGTCAAGATCCATTGCTCGATCCTGGCCGAAGACGCGATCAAGGCCGCCGTCGAGGACTACAAGGCCAAAAAGACGCATTGA
- a CDS encoding IscS subfamily cysteine desulfurase, which yields MDMTPHFPIYLDYGATTPVDPRVVDAMIPWLREHFGNPASRSHAWGWEAEEAVEKARGQVADLIGADPREIVWTSGATESNNLALKGAAHFYKSKGKHLVTVKTEHKAVLDTCRELERQGFEVTYLDVQENGLLDLDKFKAALRPDTILASVMFVNNEIGVIQDIPALGALCRERGIIFHVDAAQATGKVQIDMSKLPIDLMSLASHKTYGPKGIGALYVRRKPRVRLEAQMHGGGHERGMRSGTLPTHQIVGMGEAFRIAKEEMASEGERIRALHQRLLNGLKDIEQVFINGDIERRVPHNLNISFNFVEGESLIMGVKGIAVSSGSACTSASLEPSYVLRALGRSDELAHSSLRMTIGRFTTTEEIDYAVSILKDRVAKLRELSPLWEMYKDGVDLSTIQWTAH from the coding sequence ATGGACATGACCCCGCATTTCCCGATCTACCTGGACTACGGCGCCACCACGCCCGTGGATCCGCGCGTCGTCGACGCGATGATCCCGTGGTTGCGCGAGCACTTTGGCAACCCGGCCTCGCGCAGCCATGCGTGGGGCTGGGAGGCCGAAGAGGCGGTCGAGAAGGCGCGCGGCCAGGTGGCAGATCTGATCGGCGCTGACCCGCGCGAGATCGTCTGGACGTCCGGGGCCACCGAGTCCAACAACCTCGCGCTGAAAGGTGCGGCGCACTTCTACAAGTCCAAGGGCAAGCACCTGGTGACGGTGAAGACCGAGCACAAGGCCGTGCTCGACACCTGCCGTGAGCTGGAGCGTCAGGGTTTCGAGGTCACCTACCTCGACGTGCAGGAGAACGGCCTGCTCGATCTGGACAAGTTCAAGGCGGCACTGCGTCCCGACACGATTCTCGCGTCGGTGATGTTCGTCAACAACGAGATCGGCGTGATCCAGGACATCCCGGCCCTGGGCGCCTTGTGCCGCGAGCGCGGCATCATCTTCCATGTCGACGCGGCGCAGGCGACCGGCAAGGTGCAGATCGACATGAGCAAGTTGCCGATCGACCTGATGAGCCTCGCATCACACAAGACCTACGGGCCCAAGGGCATCGGCGCGCTGTACGTGCGCCGCAAGCCCCGTGTGCGCCTGGAAGCGCAAATGCATGGCGGCGGGCACGAGCGCGGGATGCGCTCGGGCACCTTGCCGACGCATCAGATCGTCGGCATGGGCGAGGCCTTTCGCATCGCCAAGGAAGAGATGGCCAGCGAGGGTGAGCGCATCCGCGCGCTGCATCAGCGTCTGTTGAACGGCCTGAAAGACATCGAGCAGGTGTTCATCAATGGCGACATCGAGCGCCGGGTGCCGCACAACCTCAACATCTCGTTCAATTTCGTCGAGGGCGAGTCCTTGATCATGGGCGTCAAGGGCATTGCCGTCTCGTCGGGCTCGGCCTGCACGTCGGCGAGCCTCGAACCCAGCTATGTGCTGCGGGCGCTCGGCCGCAGCGACGAACTCGCGCACTCGTCCCTGCGCATGACCATCGGTCGTTTCACGACCACCGAGGAAATCGACTACGCGGTGTCGATCTTGAAGGACCGCGTGGCCAAGCTGCGCGAGTTGTCTCCCCTGTGGGAGATGTACAAGGACGGCGTGGATCTGAGCACGATCCAATGGACCGCGCACTGA
- the hscA gene encoding Fe-S protein assembly chaperone HscA, whose protein sequence is MALLQISEPGQSPDPHQRRIAVGIDLGTTHSLVAAVRHGLAECLPDDQGRAILPSAVRYLGEGRRQIGFDALAEQANDPENTVVSVKRFMGRALSDIEGRDKLPYRFVDAPGMLQIETREGVKSPVEVSAEILATLRFRAEDTFDDELFGAVITVPAYFDEGQRQATKDAAKLAGLNVLRLINEPTAAAIAYGLENGSEGLYAVYDLGGGTFDISLLRLTKGVFEVVATGGDSALGGDDFDRALADWALARCGMQASSPQDKRAVLVAARRAKESLTDAATAHLQCSIGGRALDVEVSREQFDTLTAPLVARTLSAVRKVLRDAKVDKTEVQGVVMVGGSTRMPRIQQAVGEYFGQQPLTNLNPDEVVALGAALQANALAGNRENGELLLLDVIPLSLGLETMGGLVERIIPRNSTIPTARAQDFTTFKDGQTAMAVHVVQGERELVSDCRSLARFELRGIPPMAAGAARIRVTFQVDADGLLNVSAREESSGVEAAVTVKPSYGLSDDEIARMLQEGFSTAESDMKLRALREARVEAERLLLATKVALERDADLLSPPEHHRIDQLLEELAAVMQQDDHTVIEAAIERLAKGTEAFAAERMNRSIRQALSGRSVEEV, encoded by the coding sequence ATGGCATTGCTACAGATCTCCGAGCCGGGCCAGTCGCCCGACCCCCACCAGCGCCGCATCGCGGTCGGCATCGACCTTGGCACCACACATTCGCTGGTGGCGGCCGTGCGCCATGGTTTGGCGGAGTGCCTGCCGGACGACCAGGGCAGGGCCATCCTGCCGTCGGCGGTGCGCTATCTCGGCGAGGGCCGGCGCCAGATCGGCTTCGACGCGCTGGCCGAACAGGCCAACGATCCCGAGAACACCGTCGTCTCGGTGAAGCGCTTCATGGGCCGTGCCCTGTCCGACATCGAAGGGCGCGACAAGCTGCCGTATCGGTTCGTGGACGCCCCGGGCATGCTGCAGATCGAGACCCGCGAAGGCGTCAAGTCGCCGGTGGAGGTCTCGGCCGAGATCCTCGCCACGCTGCGCTTTCGCGCGGAAGACACGTTCGACGACGAGTTGTTCGGCGCCGTCATCACGGTGCCCGCGTACTTTGATGAAGGCCAGCGGCAGGCGACCAAGGACGCGGCCAAACTCGCCGGCTTGAACGTGCTGCGGTTGATCAACGAGCCGACCGCCGCCGCCATCGCCTACGGGCTCGAGAACGGCTCCGAAGGCCTTTACGCCGTCTACGACCTCGGCGGCGGCACCTTCGACATCTCGCTGCTGCGCCTGACCAAAGGGGTGTTCGAGGTGGTGGCCACCGGCGGCGATTCGGCGCTCGGTGGCGACGATTTCGACCGCGCGCTGGCCGACTGGGCGCTGGCGCGCTGCGGCATGCAGGCGTCGAGCCCGCAGGACAAGCGCGCCGTGCTGGTGGCTGCACGCCGGGCCAAAGAAAGCCTGACCGACGCCGCGACCGCGCACCTGCAATGCAGCATCGGTGGTCGCGCGCTCGACGTGGAGGTCAGCCGCGAGCAGTTCGACACCCTGACGGCCCCGCTGGTGGCCCGCACACTGAGTGCCGTGCGCAAGGTGCTGCGCGATGCCAAGGTCGACAAGACCGAGGTGCAGGGTGTCGTGATGGTGGGCGGCTCGACCCGCATGCCGCGCATCCAGCAGGCCGTGGGCGAGTACTTCGGACAACAGCCGCTGACCAACCTGAACCCCGACGAGGTCGTGGCCCTAGGCGCTGCGTTGCAGGCCAACGCCCTCGCCGGCAACCGTGAAAACGGCGAGTTGCTGCTGCTCGACGTGATTCCGCTGTCGCTCGGTCTCGAGACCATGGGCGGACTGGTGGAGCGCATCATTCCCCGCAACAGCACCATCCCGACCGCGCGTGCGCAAGACTTCACCACCTTCAAGGATGGCCAGACGGCGATGGCCGTGCACGTGGTGCAGGGCGAGCGCGAGCTGGTCAGCGATTGCCGCTCGCTGGCACGCTTCGAATTGCGCGGCATCCCGCCGATGGCGGCCGGCGCGGCCCGCATCCGCGTCACCTTCCAGGTCGACGCCGATGGCCTGTTGAACGTGTCGGCACGCGAGGAAAGCTCCGGCGTCGAAGCGGCGGTCACCGTCAAGCCGAGCTACGGCCTGAGCGACGACGAGATTGCCCGCATGCTGCAAGAGGGCTTCAGCACCGCCGAAAGCGACATGAAGCTGCGCGCCTTGCGCGAAGCACGCGTGGAAGCCGAGCGCCTGCTGCTCGCCACCAAGGTGGCGCTGGAACGCGACGCCGACCTGCTGTCACCGCCCGAGCACCACCGCATCGACCAACTGCTCGAAGAACTCGCCGCGGTCATGCAGCAAGACGACCACACGGTGATCGAGGCAGCGATCGAACGCCTGGCCAAGGGCACCGAAGCGTTTGCGGCCGAACGCATGAACCGCAGCATCCGGCAGGCTTTGTCCGGCCGTAGCGTCGAAGAGGTCTGA
- the hscB gene encoding Fe-S protein assembly co-chaperone HscB, with product MKLDVDDFELFAMPRQFGLARDTLDSRWKSLQGEVHPDKFAAQGAAAQRVAMQWAVRVNEAYQRLKDPLKRAAYLCELNGVPIDAERNTAMPPAFLAQQMAWREALEDASDTDELDRLAQDVAARRRDMLARLQHLLDEQQDPHAAAAEVRALMFVERFAEEVERRQEAAES from the coding sequence ATGAAGCTGGATGTCGATGATTTCGAGTTGTTTGCCATGCCACGGCAGTTCGGCCTGGCGCGCGACACGCTCGACAGCCGCTGGAAGTCGCTGCAGGGCGAGGTGCACCCGGACAAGTTCGCCGCGCAAGGTGCGGCGGCACAGCGTGTGGCGATGCAATGGGCGGTGCGTGTCAACGAAGCCTATCAGCGCCTGAAGGACCCGCTCAAGCGTGCCGCCTACCTCTGTGAGCTGAACGGCGTGCCGATCGACGCCGAGCGCAACACGGCGATGCCGCCGGCCTTTTTGGCCCAGCAGATGGCGTGGCGCGAGGCGCTCGAGGACGCGTCCGACACCGACGAGCTCGACCGGCTGGCCCAGGACGTTGCCGCGCGTCGACGCGACATGCTGGCCCGGCTGCAGCACCTGCTCGACGAGCAACAGGACCCGCACGCGGCGGCCGCTGAAGTTCGCGCGCTGATGTTCGTCGAACGTTTTGCCGAAGAAGTCGAACGGCGGCAGGAAGCCGCCGAGTCCTGA